The following DNA comes from Clostridia bacterium.
TAAAGCATATGACAGAGAAGAAACACCAATGCAGACGATTCTGGATACAATTAACAAAGTTTGTTTGGACAGATACAAACAAGGGTTTTCTCCGTTTCTAACTCCACGTGAATGTAAGATTGAAAAATGCATTGGCCATTATATTGTAAGTGTCGGTCAAGCAACGCAATTGCCAAATATGCCCCTGAAAAACAAAGGATTAGGGCATCACGTTGGGTTGTTTCACTATGTCGAAGGTAGTGACTACGCATATATTAGTTCAAAACAGCCTCAATACTTCACTTATGGCCGAGTGTTCCAATTATTGGATTGTGGCTATTGGGTAAATGTGCGATTGGATTATGATGGCTATATTACAACATCGTCTGGGGAACGATATCTTTCGAAAAATTTGCACGGTTGCTACGCAAGAATCTCTGAGGCAGACTTATAAGCAGCTTTACAGAAAGAGGAGCGGAAGTGGAGCGCCTTTGGCGCGTAACTTCCGCCCCTCTTATTATCTTGATTATACACAAATATGAATGACCATATAGAGGTTATTCATATTGACCGTAAATCGGAAAATCTCCTAAGTTACATAAAACTTAATAAAGAAACCTACGCAGTCATTGACCGTAATACAGGAGAAATCCTTGAAACTAAAGAGTACAAGCTTAATGAGAACAGGGCACAAAATACATCTGGCTTAAAACGAACTATGAAAAACATCCGCGATTTAATTAATAACAACTTTACAGGTGCAAACAATGAGCTTTTCTTAACCCTAACCTATCGCCACACTGATGGTAAGCCAATGACTGACGTAAACAAGGCCTCAAGTGATTTTGAACATTTTATTAAGAGGTTCCGTCGTAAATGTCGTAAATTCCCTGACATTGAATACATTGCCGTTTTAGAGCCTCAGGAGAGCGGTGCTTGGCATTGGCACTTACTGGTGATGTTTACTAATTGGACAAGAGATAGACAAATTAAGATAGATAACAATGCCGTTATTGAGCCACTTTGGAGACACGGTTTTACTAAGACAAAAGCACTAAATAACAATGATAATATTGGTGCTTATCTCAGCGCGTATCTTACAAACGTTGAAATCAACGAGCAAAACAAAGACGTTGTTTTTAGTTCTGTGTATAAAAGCGGTGAGGAAATTGTAATTGCGGAGAAAGAAGTGAAAGGTGAGGCTGGCAAAAAAATAAAAAAGAAATTTATAAAAGGTGGCCGCCTGCATTATTATCCAAGCGGGACCAATATATACAGATGCAGTCGAGGTATCAAAAAACCGACACCACAACTTATGATTTACTCCGAAGTTAGAGAAACAATAATTGGAGATAAAGTACCTGACTTTGCTCGAACTATCGTAATTGAGGGAGAAATAAACGATGGCGGAATTACGCGAACTCTTAACACCATTACATACGAGCATTACAACCTAAAACGCAAGACTAAACTACAGACAATATCTTCTCAACCTACAAGCTAAAATGAGCAGTTACCTTTATAAAAAAGGTAGAAGTTTGCTGGGGTATGGGGGTTGCAGACCCCCATAATACCTCTGTAAACTCTGTCGTGGAGTAAACATAGCACTAACGAAGATAATGCTTTTACCCTAACTATTCCAGAATATCCGGAGGCTCATTAACATAATCCGGAATATTGTCACGGATATCTCGTAATGACTTTGCTTTCTCAAGCATTTTCATTGTGTCTGAATGAGGTCTCGCATATATGCCGTCCCAAAAATATTCATCATATTCCTCTCCTACAGGGAAAGCGAGTACTGGCTCGGTCAAAGAAAACTGAGCGGTTTTCCCATTTGCCTGCCCGCTGGCATCAACTTTAATCCAATGGTAGTCAATATATATTGCGTTGTAACAATGAACGGCATAGCCCAACGAGTCATCATTTGCAATCGTCATGCGCTGAAAGCAAAAACCAGTCGGAATACATTGCGTTCTCAATAACGCCGCAAAAAGATTGGCTTTTGCATGGCATATTCCAGTCTTATTTGCCAATGCTTCGGACGCCCTTGCCGTAATCACTTTTGCCCCTATTTCGAATGAGTGAGGGATTTCATCTCTTACATACTCGAACGCAATCTTAGCTTTTTCAACATCTGTTTTTATGTTATGAAATAATTCATATGCCTTTTCCGTTATTATCGACGATGAAAAATCAACATATTCATCCTCTGCCAAAAATAATGATAAATCCATACCTATACCTCTTTCTCAGATAATATAAATTTTCTGCACAATACATCTAAATGCATTCAGTTTGCTCATAATCAGATGTTTTGCAACAAATATAACTACCTTAATGAAAGTATAAACTAAACAGTCAATATATTCAATCATATTAAACACACAACAAAAAGAGTGGTCAAGGATTAACACCCTAACCACTCTTAACTTTGAAAGAGTGACTCTTTAAACTTGCTAATTTCATCTTTGTTATTTTTTGAAGTATAAAAAATCATTATTCTATCGTCTGTTCTACTTACATATGAATGAGACTTCAATTGATAGGGAAGTATATATCCATATAAGTTACTCCATCAATTTCTATCACTTCTTCAAGCCAATATCGTTCCTTGTGGCAGGATGCTTTATATCCTTTATTATTAACTCATTCGACCAATGTTTTCCATCCCCTTGGAATAGTGTCAAAAGGGTTTGAGAATGGGTTTGTTATACGCAGCACTGCATACTTGCATCCTTCGACTTTCTTTAAAACCACAGGGATATTGAATCCCATCTCAACGAACTCTATGGTATCGATGTATCTCCAACCCTGATATCTAAAATTACTGACCGTATACTCCCTGAAATCAAGGAATGGCAGAATAGAATGCTCAAAAGTATCTATTCTATCGTCTTTATGGATGCAATCCACTATTCTGTATGTAAAGAAGGAATCGTAGTTAAAAAGGCCGTTTACATAGCCATAGGCATAGACCTGGAGAGCCAGAAAGATATCTTGGGAATGTGGATTGGAGAGGCTGAAAGCAGCAAGTTTTGGCTCAACATAATGAACGATATGAAAAATAGGGGTGTCCGTGATATACTAATAGCTTCTGTAGATGGTCTAAGCGGCTTCCCGGAAGCAATTAGAGCTGTAAATCCCCACACTGAAATCCAGAGGTGTATAGTTCACCAAATCAGAAATTCAACCAGATACATATCCTTCTTCCCGTAACTGTCAAAGACCCGAGTACACACATCGCAATATTGATTGAAATAAATCATATCATTCATAAAAGTGACTTGAAAATGAAGCGGTCTTAGCTATAATATAAAAGATAGGGGGGATGAACTATAAGGAAAAGCAGGAAACATTGTGCATAGCAAGGGCTATTGCATATCACTCAAACAGAATATCAATAGCCTTTGCTATCCTAAAGAATAATTTTTAGGAGGGCACAATGGGCTATGTTCACGCTTTGGAAATTCTGCCCGAAGGATTGATTGAAGAAATCCAACAATATGTTGACGGGCAAGTTATATACATTCCAAAAATAAAATCAAACAGATGTAAGTGGGGAGAAAAGACAGATACGAAAGCATATTTCAAAGAAAGAAATTTTGAAATATACAATAGTTACAAAAACGGCACGGCTGTTTTTGAACTGTCAGAGAAATATTTTTTAACCCCCAAAAGTATTCAACGCATTATACGAAATATGCAATTTTTATGAGTAGATGTGCCACTTTGTAAAGTGGCACATCTATTTTTTACAACAATGTGTGTTCCCCTATTTGAAATTGAAAAGGGTATAATGGATTTGTAAAGATAACAAAGAAAAGGAAAGGGAAAATATCGAATGGAAATTGTGAAAATTATTGATAGCGATAAAGCAAAGTACATTGAATTGCTACTTATTGCAGATGAACAGCTAAGTATGATAGAGAAATATTTGTATCGTGGTGATATGTTCGCCTTGTGTGATGATGATGTTAAAGCGATTTGCATTGTTACACAAGAGCAATCCGGCGTTTATGAAATTAAGAATATTGTTACCGTTCCTGAATATCAACGGAAAGGATATGGACAACATCTAATCTCATTTATTGCTGCTTACTACAAAAAATCTGGTAACGAGTTATATGTTGGAACAGGCGATAGCCCTATGACACTTAATTTCTACGAGAAATGCGGATTTGAAAAATCACACATTGTTAAAAACTTTTTTATAGACAATTACGACCACCCTATGTATGAAAATGGACAACAGTTAGTGGATATGATTTATTTGAAAAGACATCTATAAAATAGAGCTTATGCCGCCCAACAGGGAAATAAAAAAAGCTATGTGCCTAAACAAAATACAAGTAGCCTAACGGCGGTTTTTAAATAACAATCAAAGCCGTCGTTTTTCTTTTTCAAAAAGCAAAACTTGGTTCTTCCCCAAACAAAAAGTCTTTATTGACTCATTTTATATCAAGTGATAAAGTACAAATAGCCAGATGTCCTTAAAAATCCGACATCCGGCTATTCAAAAAATATATTATCCCTGGGTTTACACAAAATTCAGGACACTACCGACACAAATATAAACAGCATTGTGAAAATAGTTACAAACAAAAATTCCATATAATCCCCTTTAATTTATATCTGATAAGATATATCTACTTATATGTATACTATACCAAAATGTGATGTAGGGAAATAGTTGATAATATTCTATTTCCCTACATCAGATAAAACTATATTATTTTCAGCTAAATCACTAAAACATTATACATTTCTATACATAGAAGATAATCGACATTTTTGTTTATTTGTATGGGAACTTATATCTTAAAAGTATGTCATCTTCTTTTTTATATGTGTACAAAATGTGCATAAGCAAACAGATGACATAATATGTGAAAAGCTGTATTCTAAGCTGTCTTACTACACGCACAATATAGAAAAATACTTACCATAGACCCTTGTGCCGACTCCGTTATTTTATTTCTTTTTTCACAATACTATTAGTATTAGGCACTTTTTGAATTTCATAAAAATTTATGGGATTTGAAATATATTTTTCTGCAAGTGATCTATATTTCTCCCTATTTTCAGGAGGACATCTCAATCCAAAAACAATTTCCTTTATTGGAGCTGGAAGATTATAGCTGCCAGACTTTTCTTCTACATATCTCCATTCATTTTCATATGACCAACAAGTCGGCTTGGTTGAAACAGCCAATTTAAATGTGGGGTCACTGAAAGAAATCTTATTTTTTGAATAAGGCCTTCCAAATTCATCAATATATATGGATAATTCGGAAATAAATCCATCACCTGTAAATTCGGGAAGAATATCAGAATAATTCACCTTGACACAATGATTAGCATCTGTTAATTTAGTGTTCTTTTCGACAGAAAACCCTATAGCTATCCCTTTGGCGTCCTCAGCATAATGAGACCACATTAATTGATTTTCGCAAGTTTCAGAGAGGCTAAAAATTCCAACCTCATTAAGCTGCTTGTCAAACTCTGA
Coding sequences within:
- a CDS encoding DUF2971 domain-containing protein; protein product: MKNARIYINKRGKMILYKYRANTEFTEKIFLDQKVWLSNASGLNDPFECSMQEISKEWTDKQVEEGMQAQIAGLVMGAMNHLANNQGFWGMKPYQVKAMLKTLGRKKSLEEKYKMCREFIKSKTGHYPSDLKATISEFDKQLNEVGIFSLSETCENQLMWSHYAEDAKGIAIGFSVEKNTKLTDANHCVKVNYSDILPEFTGDGFISELSIYIDEFGRPYSKNKISFSDPTFKLAVSTKPTCWSYENEWRYVEEKSGSYNLPAPIKEIVFGLRCPPENREKYRSLAEKYISNPINFYEIQKVPNTNSIVKKEIK
- a CDS encoding CD3324 family protein, producing the protein MGYVHALEILPEGLIEEIQQYVDGQVIYIPKIKSNRCKWGEKTDTKAYFKERNFEIYNSYKNGTAVFELSEKYFLTPKSIQRIIRNMQFL
- a CDS encoding GNAT family N-acetyltransferase; protein product: MEIVKIIDSDKAKYIELLLIADEQLSMIEKYLYRGDMFALCDDDVKAICIVTQEQSGVYEIKNIVTVPEYQRKGYGQHLISFIAAYYKKSGNELYVGTGDSPMTLNFYEKCGFEKSHIVKNFFIDNYDHPMYENGQQLVDMIYLKRHL
- a CDS encoding transglutaminase-like domain-containing protein, which encodes MDLSLFLAEDEYVDFSSSIITEKAYELFHNIKTDVEKAKIAFEYVRDEIPHSFEIGAKVITARASEALANKTGICHAKANLFAALLRTQCIPTGFCFQRMTIANDDSLGYAVHCYNAIYIDYHWIKVDASGQANGKTAQFSLTEPVLAFPVGEEYDEYFWDGIYARPHSDTMKMLEKAKSLRDIRDNIPDYVNEPPDILE